Sequence from the Priestia megaterium genome:
CTAACACGGTGAAAGGGAGGTTTAAAACAATGACAAAGCAAACAAAAAAAGGTGGAAGTAGTACGAAGCAAAATAAAAAAAGCCATCCAAAACACAAAACGAGCAACAGCCAAAATGGACAAAATGGTTATCATTAAGCATATATGATAAACAAAAACAGCCTAACATATTAAGGACTCTTTCGCTTGCTTGGTTTCGAAAGAAGTGATTATGTGAACTAGATCTGTATACGGTATACAGATCTAGTTCACATATAAGTTTGTTTACACTTATATAAATTGTTCATTCAATATTTTTGAAATATGGGGTCTTACATCTCCTCTAAAAATTCCCCTGTGGTAGCAAATTACTGCTTCAATGTCGTAATTTGCTACCACAGGGGAATTTTTTTTAAGATTCTGTAGCTGTTTTTATATCGAAAGTAGTCTGTTTAACAGGCCCGAGAAGCTGCTGCCACTGCTTCTCCTTACATTGTACTTTAGTCGTTGGTACAACTTTCGATTTCTCGTCCATTTCATAAAAAATATAGGCCACTAGGCCAATCCCCGACATATAAAAAGAGCACATATTCTATGACCATCTAATCATCCCCTACTGCGGTAAACTTAGTGGCGCAATATCAGAAAGAATTAAATGATGTAGATTGTATTGTTGTTTCAACAACAACACCTGACTATGCATTCCCAAGTGTAGCCAGTCAGGTACAAGATTACTTCGATATTCCTCAGACAGGTGCTTTAGATTTTAATGCTACTTGTGCTGGCTTTACATATGGACTACATATGGCAAATGGGTTTATTACATCTGGACTTCATCAGAAAGTTTTAGTTGTTACAGCAGAAACCTTGTCCAAGGTTACGGATTATACAGATCGTACTACTTGTGTCTTATTTGGTGATGGAGCTGCGGCTGTTTTAGTGGAAAAAGACACAGAGAACCCAAGTTTTATAGCTACTCATATTGGGACGAATGGAAAAGGAGGTAAACATGTATACCGTACAAATTTATCTACTACTATGCATGGGCAACCTTTAAGTTCTAGTGGCAAGATGGTTCAAAACGGAAGGGAAGTGTATAAGTGGGCTTCTCGAACAATCCCTTTAGGCATATCGGCGTTGCTTGAACAAGCGAATCTTCAAAAGGATGACGTAAATTGGTTTGTTCCACACAGTGCCAATTTACGAATGATTGAATCCATATGTGAAAGATCAGACTTTTCGTTAGATAAAACGTTAACTAGTGTCGAGTATATGGGAAATACCTCATCTGTTTCGATTCCATTAGCATTACAAATAGGGATAAATGATGGAAAGTTAATCAATGGAGATATTCTTTTACTTTACGGATTCGGAGGAGGCCTTACTCATGCAGGGCATATTATTAAATGGGATTTAGCAAAGTAGTAAGAATTTATAAAAAGCTGCCTCTTCTTACGCTCCGGGGCAGCTTTTTATTTTGCTAACGATAATAGTTACTTTAACATCTTGTAATAGATTTAAACATAGCGTCCGTAAACGTATACCTTTACGGACTTTTCTGTTATATAGAAAATCTATCATTTCCATCGTTCGTTTAAGTTGAAAAACGAATTACGAACGTCTTTTGAAAACTATAAACTTTTATGAACATTTTTTTAGAATGATATAGATATAAGTTTAAAATAAGTATAAAAGTGGTAAGAGAACTTGTCTAAATATATAATAAGAGGTTTTAAATAAATGACTGAATTATTCTTAGATCAATTTATAACTAATTTCAAAAAGGTAAGATCCTTAAGAGATTTGATTGATCTTTACAAAAAGGGGGATATAGAAGCTTTTTTATGTCTAAGAGCAGAAATCTAATAATATCTTAACAAAACATATATAATAAAAGAAACGCGTAAAAAGAGTCTTTTACTTCGTATAAGTAAAAGACTCTTTTTACATTTGCTTTATTATTTAAGAGAATTTTTAAGTAATTCATCTTCTTCGATTAAATTTTCTTTAATCTTATCCAAATACTAATGCATCCATACAACTATAATCTTGTGACGTTTTCTCCATAATTATACTCCCTTATTTAGAAGTTAATTAAAAATTCATTTTGTACTAAGTGCCAAATAGCAATAAAATTAGGCTTCAAAGTGTTCATCTAAATACTTTAATTTAACCAGAGGATTGAAGTAGAATTATTATTTATTTATTTAACCTTGTTGATTTAGAAATGAATTGCTCTTTATTTTTAAACAAGTTAACTCCATAACCCAAAAGACCTCCAATAATCGCAGGGAATATCCAACCTAATCCAATATGATAAAGAGGGAGATAGGAAGTAAATAATTGATTAATACCAGAGATGTGTAAGCCAAAATCATTTAATCCATCTACTAGGCTTATAACAAATGTTAAGAATAGGCTACCCTGGTATACCTCAGCACGTCCTTTAAATAAAGAATGAAAGAAAGTCAAAAAGATTAGAACAATTGCTAATGGATAGAGAACTGTTAAAACAGGTACTGAAAAAGAAATTAATTGATTTAATCCAACATTTGCGATTATTGCGCTAAATACAGATAAGCTGATCGCAATTTTCTTATAAGAGATAGATGGTAATAATTTATGGAAATAAGAAGAGCATGAAGTGATAAGACCCACACTGGTTGTCAGACAAGCTACTGTAATCATTAAGCCTAGTAGTACTCCTCCATATTCTCCAAAATAATAATCAGATACTTTTGCTAACACCGCACCTCCGTTATCTAAATGTCCAAGCTTTTCTACACTTGAAGCGCCCATATATGAAAGAGCAGAATAGATAGTTGCGAGAATAACAGCGGCAATTCCCGTCGCTTTTAGGCAAACAGTTATAATTTGCTTCTTTGTTTTAGCGCCTTTCTCTTTAATTGCATTGATAATAATGATTCCGAAAACAAAAGATGCAAGAGTATCCATTGTTAGGTATCCTTCTTGGAACCCATTAAAAAAAGAGTTTGTTATATATTTTTCTGTAGGTGCTTGAAATTTTCCAATAGGATGAATAAAAGCTACTAGAACTAGAATTCCAATGAATGTTAATTTAATGGGTGTTAAGAATTTTCCGACAATATCGACAATTTTCGCGGGATTGAGAGAAAAAAAGCATGTAATACTGAAAAATATAATGGTAAATACGAGTAAAGCGATAGAACTAGAGCTTTCAGAAATGAAAGGTTTGAGTCCAATTTCAAAAGAGACGTTACCTGTTCGTGGAATAGCAAATAAAGGCCCAATAGCTAGATAAAGAACAGTTGTAAATACTAAACCAAAGATAGGATGTACGCGACTTGCTAATGATTGTAAATCTTCCTTTCCAGAGAATCCAAAAGCTAGTACACCGAGTAAAGGCAAGCCTACACCAGTAACTAAAAAACCCGCATTTGCTGACCAGATATTTACTCCGGCTGACTGACCAAGCATAGCAGGGAATATTAAATTTCCAGCTCCGAAAAATAATGCAAATAACATTAAACCAATGATTACTATAAAGGAAAACGGTACTTTGTTTGACACGGTGAAACCCCCATTAATAATATTCTGCATAAAAAATTAAATTTTCAGATAACTTACATTGCAAATAACTTATCTTTTTTGTATTATAAACAGTCAAATTACATATTTCAATATAAAAAATAAACTTTTTTGAAAAAATTTAAAAAATTATTAATTTTCCGTTCGTTATCTATTATTAAAATAAAAATAATATTATAAACCAAGCTTTTTATTCAAAACGCGTACATTAAGTATTGCAAAAGCAAAAATTTTAAATAAAATCACAAATCGTGTTCAAAAAGCGTACGTTATCCTGTTAATTGATTTAATTGGATAATATGTAAGTATGTCAAGAAAGTTTGTAAATATAGTACTACGAAACTTATAAAGCTTTTTAATATGAGCTAAACATCTAAAGGGAAAAAGTAATTGATTTATTACTTCAAGAAATGGAGCATTCTAAGCCTTATAAAGAACGCTTACTTCTATCTCCTGAGCTAGTTATTAGACAATCAACAGCTTATCTTTAATCAAAGTACTTTTCTAATGTAAAATTACTGTCTAGAATCACAAATGTTTCTGTTTTCTTTGAATCATTATCTTATGGTACTCCACTCAAGCATTTAGAGGATAAGTAATAATGACCATTTTTTCTTTTTTCAAATACGTCATAAATTTTATATATACTGAAAAGACCTTATTAACAAATTAATTAAGGTCTTTTTATCTTTATTGCTTATTGCGATTAAATTTAATGATGTATATTACCTTAAAAGCACTCTTTTATTAAGAAGCACTTTATTTAACCTTATCTTTATCTTTTTCTTTTGAAGCCAAAACTCACCATATAAGCTATTACCAAGGAGATAACAGCAGCAATACTGATTTTTATGTAAGAAACCTCTAAAGTCCAAGGACCATATTTCTTTATATTTAAACGATACATAGACCACCACTGTCCATTTTCACCTTTAAAAAATGAGAAGATAATCCATAAAAGAACTAAGAACAAAAACCATGATAAAAAAATAATATAATTAGGCATTTTTCTATTCATAGGTCACCCCTCCATTCTTCCGATTTATATGCAATGTTCTTTTCTCTTATTATAGTAACAATAATCGGGAAAAATTTAGAGTTTTTATTGAATAAAGAACATTTGTTCTTATATAATAGAGAACAAATGTTCTTTATTTGAGGAGTTATTCCAATGGGTTATGAATATCTACCAAACAGAGTCATTATTTGTATTGATATGAAAGCATTCTTTGCTTCTGTTTCATGCGTGATACGTAGGCTAGATCCATTAAAAACAAAGTTGGCAGTTGTAGGAGATACAAAGCGGTCGGGATCAGTTGTGTTAGCTGCCACACCCTTATTAAAGAAAGAAGGGATCAAAACAGTCAGCCGTCTTTTCGACATTCCTAGAAGGAAAGATATCTATGTTGTAAATCCATCCATGGAGAGGGATATCAAGGCTTCGAACTATATTTCTAGTTTAGTGTTACAGTATGTTGCTCCTGAAGATTTCCATGCGTATAGCATTGATGAGTTGTTTATTGATGCGACAGCTTCTTTACATTTATTCGCTCGCACACCAGAAGAATTAGCCCGTAAAATCATCAACGAGATTTATCGTAAGACACGGCTTACAGCCACTGCAGGAATCGGTCCAAATCTCTTACTGGCTAAGGTGAGCTTAGATCATGAGGCCAAGAATAGCCCAACAGGGGTAGCTTATTGGCGATACGAAGATATTCCTTTTAAATTATGGTCGATTCACCCAATGAAGGATTTCTGGGGCATCTCGTCTGCTACAGAAAGGCGCTTAAATCGTTTGGGCATTCACTCCATAAAAGAACTCGCTTTTTCTTCTGTAGAGATGTTACGTAAAGAATTTGGTGTCTTGGGGGAGGAAATCCACCAACATGCAAATGGAATTGATTTTAGTCGCATTTCTGATGTGTATATTCCGAGTTCTCGATCATTCGGGAAGAGTCAAATTCTGTTTCGAGACTATACAAATCGAAAAGAAGTGGAATTGTTGCTACTAGAGCTGTTAGACGATGTGTGCTTTCGTTTACGTATGCATCAAGTCGTGGCACAAACTATACATTTATCCATTGGATATAGCAAACAAACAGGTGGGAGCTTCTCAAGGCAAAAAAAAAATGGGACGAGCTTCGAATTTAAGTCAAGATATTTTTCCTTATTGTTTAACGATTTTACATACGTTTGATAGCGGAATGCCAATTCGTTCTATTGGGATTTCATTATCGAACACCCGTATTCAAGAAGAGGAGCAAATGAGTTTATTTGAAGATATTGACCAGCGCGAAAGAGCCTATGCACTTGCTAAAACGATTGATGAAATACGGATGCGTTATGGGAAGAATAGTGTTCTGCGAGCTTCAAGCCATCTCGAGCATTCAACAGCTCGTTATCGAAACGGCCTTTTAGGAGGTCATAAAGCATAAAGGAGGAAGATGATATGCAAAACAGAGAAATGAAAAAATGGCGACCATTCGCCACTATGCCAGAGCAATACAGAGGATTACAAGAAGTTATAAAAAAGCAATCAGAAATACCTCAACCTTTTTTAACAGAAGATCAAATGGAACAAATTAATTTCATCTTGATTGAAGCCTTACATACAAATAAACAAGTCTACCTTACATATTATAAGAGAGGTCAATGCATAACAGAGACAGGATTCATTCAGTTTGTTGACTCCCTAGGGGAACTAATTGTCTTCATTGATGATGTATTTATGTTAAAGAATAAAATGAGGTTAAACGTACTTATTGATGTTCGATTCGTATAGGTTAGATGCATGAAGGCAGTAAATATAAACGATTATCAAAAGCTAGCTTTTTCTTTGAGCGTACCCAACTATGCTGTTACTTTATTGAGAAGAAATCAAATTTATAAGCGTTCTTTTTTAACAAACAGAAGATTTATGTATTAGATCTTTTGTGAAAAATTAGGTCTAAACTTTTACTAATCATTAATTTATAATAAAAGGGAAAAACCATGTGTTTTTCCTTAATTAGATCATATCGGAAATATAATGCGTGCATAATCTAAAATTAGTTTTTTAGGGGAGAAACAACAATGAATTCTACATACAACCATTTAGAGAATACAAAAAAAGAAGAAGGACAAAAAGAGTTACTTGAAAGAAACCTTGAAGCTCATAGAAATAGAAGATGGGTAATCAACTCCATTTACGCTATGTCCCTACTTATAGTCATACTGTGTTTCTATTTTGATGTACCACAAGCTGTAATTATTACTATAATCTTATTTTGCATATGCACAACTAGTGAAATACTATATAGAGCGTTAGATAAAAAGATAGAACTACGCTTAAAACGGATTAAACAGGAGAAAAGAAAGATTATATTTAAAGGGAATAAACCCTAACAGCTTTTCTATAAATTCCTTTCTACTATACAAGTTTCAGATGATTTTTTATATGGGAATGAAGAAGAAAGAGGTAGCCTTGGTGTAGAATAAAGTGAAGAAGCAACCCTTTCATTATTTAAGGTTTCAGCAGAGAAACTAATGCGAGTATCATTCATGGTTTTTGAGACTGCTTGGGCCCTGCCATTCCTTGTAATATTGATTACACACACATATTAGAATAAAAAGAAGTTACCGAGGGGTGACTTCTTTTTTATTTATGGTTATTCACGCCATTCTTATCTCTCATTATGAAGGATCTGCTTTAATCGTTAGGGAATATTATAACTTCTCGTCCAATTTATAAAGAGATATGTGGGGACAATGATAAGCATATAAAAGACAGGTACAACTTGCATCACTACCTACTCTTTATTTACTTAAATAGCTACATAGTATCTAAAGAATTACGACTTCGTTACCTACTCATTCGGCCTTTATGGTGGCTAGAGTTCTATATCATATACAGAACTAATTTAAATAAAGATATTATCAAATTAAAATAAAAAGCCACCTCTAATTACTATAGAGAGGTAGCCCATAATGAAAGTTTAATAGAGATAGAAACACGTTAATCTATCATAATTAATTGTGACCAACTGTTGAGTGTGGTACATATGGCTCTTCAAGAAACGCAATTTCCTCAGCTGTTAGCTTAACCGATAAGGCACCTACAGCATCTTCAAGATGTGATATTTTCGTAGCACCAATTATAGGAGCTGCTACTAATTCTTTCTGTAGTAACCAGGCAAGTGCGATGTGTGTACGAGGTATACCATGTTTTTCTGCCATGCATGCTACTCGCTCTACAACCAATCGATCTGCGTCCACAGTCGCATCGTATTTAGATTTTTGAATTTGATCTGTCTCGGAACGATGTGTTGTTACTGACCAGTCACGTGTTAATCTCCCGGATGCAAGAGGGCTATATGGAGTGACACCAATTTTCTCTTCCTTACAAAGAGGCAACATTTCTCGTTCTTCTTCACGGTATATTAGATTTAAATGGTTCTGCATGGACACAAACTTAGTCCAACCATTTTTTTCAGCCATATGTAATGCCTTTTGGAACTGCCAAGCATACATGGCAGAAGCACCAATATATCTTGCTTTGCCAGCCTTCACCACGTCATGTAATGCTTCCATCGTTTCTTCAATAGGGGTAGTGTAATCCCAGCGATGGATGATATAAAGGTCTACATAATCAGTTTCCAACCTCTTAAGACTTTTATCAATTTCACCCATAATTGCTTTTCGGGAAAGACCAGAGCCGTTTGGACCTTTATGCATTTGTCCGTGTACTTTAGTTGCTATGACAACTTCATCACGATTAGCATAATCTTTAAGAGCTCGTCCAAGATATTCCTCACTTGTACCCAGTGAGTATACATTTGCTGTATCAAAAAAATTAATCCCTAAGTCCAGGGCTTTTTTTATAACAAGGCGAGAGTCCTCTTCATTAAGCACCCATTGGTGAAGCCATTTGGTGGCGTCCCCAAAACCCATACATCCAAGACAAAGTCGAGATACATCTAAGCCTGTATTACCAAGTTTTACATACTCCATTCGATTGCTCCCTCTCTCTTGATTATTTGCCACTTTTACCGTGACTTATTTATTATTAATTATGTCATAAATAGTAAAGAAACTCTTAGCACATTACTATCAAGTTTTTGCCTAATCCTCTTAAACCCTCTTACTCATTTAATGAATATCCGGTATAATGAACCGAAAATAAAGAAAAGGAGAATAAGTTATGTCTAGCAAACCCTATAAACAGCAACATGAACTTTCTAAACTCATTGAACGCCTTTGCAAGCAGGACGGTGTTCATCCTACCACTATTCCTTCTTTATTTCTCATCCGCGAATCCATTATTACTGAACCCATCTCTAGAGTTAACGAGCCATCTTTTTGCATTATCCTCCAAGGAGAGAAGGAGGTATTATTGGGAGAAGAACGCTTTTTATACGGTTCTGGTCATTATATTGTGGCATCTGTTGACTTGCCAGTTACAGGTCAAGTCATCAAAGCCTCAGCCGAGTCTCCATATTTAGCCTTGAAACTTGAATTTACCTCCAGTCAGATTTTAGAGGTTTTAAATGGCACAGATATTAAAACGGGGCAAGGAAAGAACGTAAAACGAGCTATGTATGTTAGCAAAATAGAACCATCTTTGTTGGACGCAGTAGTAAGGTTAGCATCTTTGCTAGACGCTCCAAAACATATCCCTGTTCTCGCCCCTTTATTAAAAAAAGAAATTCTCTATTGGACTCTACAAGGTCCACATGGCGAAGCACTTGAACAAATGGTATTAGAAGGTAGCAATGCCTCTAGAATAAGAGAGGTTATAGACCATATTATTAATAACTATGAAGAGCCTTTTCGTATTGAAGAGCTTGCTAAAATAGCGAATATGAGTGTTTCATCGCTACACCGGCATTTTAAAGAGGTAACGGCAATGAGCCCCATTCAGTTTCAAAAACAACTGAGATTGCAGGAGGCAAGGCGCTTGTTATTAACAGAATCAACAGATGTAGCCCAGGCCGCATTCAGGGTGGGATACGAAAGTCAATCGCAATTTAGTCGAGAATATTCCCGAATGTTTGGCTTTCCACCTAGAGTAGATATAAGCCGAATAAGAGAAAACTACGTTTATTAAATGGAAAAACACTGCAGGTTGTGAAAGGTTGTACTTAAAGTAAAGGATGCTTTAGTGCGATAAGAAATAGTAATTTTAAGATCTTCAAAAATCCGGCGTTTTAATGGAATAAAGAACACAAAATGATTATTGATGCAGTCGTAAATGCAGTGGTAAAAACCATTAAAACAACAGATTTTTTAAATGAGATTAAGTGAACTAATTGATGTTCATTTCACGTAATAAAAAAGTTTATTTACATATGATTTCCATACATAATTAGTATAAGCTTAAAAAGTATCCAATCATTTTTCATAGATTCATTTAAAGATGTTATATAAGGAGGAGTCTAGTATGAAGCAGGTTTGGAATGAGCTTGACCAGTGGTTGAAGATAAATCGACCAGAAGCAGTAGGAACACTTAATGAAGCAGCTGCTGAATCAGAAATTGCAGAGGTTGAACAAAAGATGGGACTAACCTTCCCCAAAAACCTTAAGAACTGGTTAATGATACATAATGGACAGCGTGATGAATATATAGCAGCTATCGAAAATTATACTCTATTACCTTTAGAGGAGATTCTGTATACGTGGCAAACATTAAAAGAGCTTTTAGAAGGAGGAGAATTTGAAGATTTTCCAGAAATTGAACCTATTGGGCCTGTAAAAAAAGAATTTTGGTGGAACCCACGTTGGATTCCGATTGCCACGAATGGGAGAGGAGATGATATTTGTATAGACTTGGATCCTGATGAAGGAGGAAAAGTCGGCCAAATTATCACCTTTTGGCACGATTGGGAACAGCGTGAAGTAATAGCAGACAGCTTAGAAGAATGGGTAATAGCCACGATAAACTATACAGATAATTAAAGGGGAGAAGCAAATGATAAAGCCGGATATAGAGAAGATCTATAAAATTCTTAAAGCACTTCCAGGTACGTCGGTGAAAGTAGAATTTGAAGATGAAGTGGGAGAAATTCTTTCTACTCCTTATTATATCTACCTTAAAAGCGAGTTTCTAGATGGACAATTAGGCTACAGAGAAGATTTAGAAGCAAATCCCCTTATAGGAAATCAAGAAGGAGATTGGCAAGAAAACTGGTTTGTCATAGGATATGATGAAGAAATAGGCGGTGACCCGCTCTTTATTGATATAGCGAATGAAGATTATCCAGTTTTTACAGCTGAACATGGCATGGGTGAATGGGACCCTTTAGAAATGTATGATTCTCTGGAACAGTTTGTAGAAGATGTTACTTAATTATTGCTTCGTTAAAAGATTTTGATAAGGGTACTGCCAGAAGAGGACAGATAGTAGTTTAGTATCTGTCCTCTTTTTTAGTCCCTATTAAACTTAGAAAGAATGTAGAGGAAGGGAAAGAATAATAGTAGAAATCGATTTCTGTATCACCGATATACGAAGACGCAAAGGCATTCCTATCCTTTGCGTTCTTTTATCGTTGAAAACTGCTAACAATTGAATAGTATATGGCTGCAATAATCAAAAGCATGCCAATGATGTATAAGGTATATCTTAAAGTTTTGGTCATAGAGATATTCACCTTTCTGATTTAATTCTAATTCAATAAATTTTTATTAGTTTGTTTAATCAAAGAAAATATAATGCACAAAAAGTATAGATTTTTCTTTTGTTTCTTAAAGAACCTCGTCCTTATGGTAACTAGAGTTAGTATTCTCATTCCTGTATAGGATAATCCAAATTTAGCCATATTAAATGTAGGACTAAATAATACATATGAAAAATTCTTAAAAGGTGGATGTTATATGCTTGATTCTAAAACGATTGAAATTGTCCAATCAACAGTGCCAATTTTGAAGGAACATAGTAAACAAATAGGAAAGAGATTTTATGAATTGTTATTTGAAAAAGCACCAGATTTGTATAATATGTTCAATCAAACGAATCAAAAAAGAGGAATTCAGCAGGAAGCATTAGGCTATGCCGTGTATGCTGCTGGGGAACATATTACAAACTTAGAAGCCATTAAACCTGTAATTGAAAGGATTTCACAAAAACATCGTGCGATAGGGGTAAAGGCAGAACAATATCCAGTCGTTGGTGAAACCTTACTTCAAGCAGTAAAGGATGTTTTGGGAGATACAGCTTCAGATGAGATTATTGAAGCATGGGGAAAAGCGTACGGATATATTGCAAATGCTTTTATTGAGCTAG
This genomic interval carries:
- the brnQ gene encoding branched-chain amino acid transport system II carrier protein; its protein translation is MSNKVPFSFIVIIGLMLFALFFGAGNLIFPAMLGQSAGVNIWSANAGFLVTGVGLPLLGVLAFGFSGKEDLQSLASRVHPIFGLVFTTVLYLAIGPLFAIPRTGNVSFEIGLKPFISESSSSIALLVFTIIFFSITCFFSLNPAKIVDIVGKFLTPIKLTFIGILVLVAFIHPIGKFQAPTEKYITNSFFNGFQEGYLTMDTLASFVFGIIIINAIKEKGAKTKKQIITVCLKATGIAAVILATIYSALSYMGASSVEKLGHLDNGGAVLAKVSDYYFGEYGGVLLGLMITVACLTTSVGLITSCSSYFHKLLPSISYKKIAISLSVFSAIIANVGLNQLISFSVPVLTVLYPLAIVLIFLTFFHSLFKGRAEVYQGSLFLTFVISLVDGLNDFGLHISGINQLFTSYLPLYHIGLGWIFPAIIGGLLGYGVNLFKNKEQFISKSTRLNK
- a CDS encoding YolD-like family protein, producing the protein MQNREMKKWRPFATMPEQYRGLQEVIKKQSEIPQPFLTEDQMEQINFILIEALHTNKQVYLTYYKRGQCITETGFIQFVDSLGELIVFIDDVFMLKNKMRLNVLIDVRFV
- a CDS encoding aldo/keto reductase, giving the protein MEYVKLGNTGLDVSRLCLGCMGFGDATKWLHQWVLNEEDSRLVIKKALDLGINFFDTANVYSLGTSEEYLGRALKDYANRDEVVIATKVHGQMHKGPNGSGLSRKAIMGEIDKSLKRLETDYVDLYIIHRWDYTTPIEETMEALHDVVKAGKARYIGASAMYAWQFQKALHMAEKNGWTKFVSMQNHLNLIYREEEREMLPLCKEEKIGVTPYSPLASGRLTRDWSVTTHRSETDQIQKSKYDATVDADRLVVERVACMAEKHGIPRTHIALAWLLQKELVAAPIIGATKISHLEDAVGALSVKLTAEEIAFLEEPYVPHSTVGHN
- a CDS encoding AraC family transcriptional regulator → MSSKPYKQQHELSKLIERLCKQDGVHPTTIPSLFLIRESIITEPISRVNEPSFCIILQGEKEVLLGEERFLYGSGHYIVASVDLPVTGQVIKASAESPYLALKLEFTSSQILEVLNGTDIKTGQGKNVKRAMYVSKIEPSLLDAVVRLASLLDAPKHIPVLAPLLKKEILYWTLQGPHGEALEQMVLEGSNASRIREVIDHIINNYEEPFRIEELAKIANMSVSSLHRHFKEVTAMSPIQFQKQLRLQEARRLLLTESTDVAQAAFRVGYESQSQFSREYSRMFGFPPRVDISRIRENYVY
- a CDS encoding SMI1/KNR4 family protein; its protein translation is MKQVWNELDQWLKINRPEAVGTLNEAAAESEIAEVEQKMGLTFPKNLKNWLMIHNGQRDEYIAAIENYTLLPLEEILYTWQTLKELLEGGEFEDFPEIEPIGPVKKEFWWNPRWIPIATNGRGDDICIDLDPDEGGKVGQIITFWHDWEQREVIADSLEEWVIATINYTDN
- a CDS encoding SMI1/KNR4 family protein, translating into MIKPDIEKIYKILKALPGTSVKVEFEDEVGEILSTPYYIYLKSEFLDGQLGYREDLEANPLIGNQEGDWQENWFVIGYDEEIGGDPLFIDIANEDYPVFTAEHGMGEWDPLEMYDSLEQFVEDVT